TGAGGCGCTAACTATGTTTCCTTTGATTGGGGGGTGCCGACCAATTAAAAAATAGTAACTTTTTATGTGCCGCAAAATCACTTATCACCTAGTGAGTTACAGTTTTTTGGTGGCATTTAAGTGTCGTTAAGTTATCTGCTCTGAATGCAGCCAAGGTTAGCTTGGCTCTCCCGCCTTCCACTCCCCAGATTTGCCGCCACTTTTCTCTAAGAGCTTGATTTCACCCATCACCATTCCTCGGTCTATTGCTTTGTACATGTCGTAGATTGTGAGGAGGGCTACTTGGACTGCGGTGAGGGCTTCCATTTCAACGCCAGTAGGACCGGTAGTTTCCGCCCTGACTTGGCAGTAGATACTGCTTTCATTGGGATTGGATTCGAAGCTTAGGCTAACGTGGGTCAGTGCTAGCGGATGACAAAACGGAATAAGGTCGGATGTCTTCTTGGACGCTTGGATACCAGCTATTCGGGCTATACCCAATACATCACCTTTTTTATGGGTGCCAGCATTCACCATATTGAAGGTCTCAGGAAGCATCGTAATCTTCCCGCTAGCTATGGCAATGCGATGGGTGTTCGGCTTATTGCTAACGTTTACCATATGGGCGTGCCCGCTGGTATCAAAATGAGTTAGTTTGTTCATGGGATAAGCTTTACCATATAGAGATGCAAGATATAAAGCTAGCCACAAAACCCTCTCTTTTACGCCGTATTTTGGCAGTTCAATTGGTGCTGGCAATGTCTTGCTCTGGAATTCCGGCGCATGCAGCTTCCCCAGTGGGTGATGTTTCAGTAGAGGGGAGTTCGGCAGCTATTCAGAATATTGGTAGGGTAATGCAGTCACCTGATGCGCGACCTGCTAATGCACCAACTCGTAGTTCAATGCAAAGTCAGCCAACCATTATTTTGCCCGATATAGGGGATCCCGGAGGCGATACTTTAACGCGATTGGATGAGCGTAAATATGGTGAGATGATCATGCGCCAAATTCGTCCAGATCCTGACTATTCAAACGATTTGCTGATTTACGATTTTCTAAATCTAATGGAGCGTCGCTTATTACAGGCTGCCCGAAAGTTGCAATTAGGTGGGGCTAATGAACAAGGGAGTGGCAACTATAACTTCGAAGTATTTGCCGTGAAAGATAGCAGTATTAATGCGTTTGCCTTACCCGGAGGATTTATTGGTTTTCATACGGGCTTACTTGTGAGCGCTGAATCTGATTCTGAGGTAGCTTCAGTGATGGGGCATGAAACGGGTCACGTACTGCAGCGCCATTTAGCTCGTCAAATGGATAAGCAAACTACTAATATGATGATTGCTTTAGCTGGATTAGTTTTGGGGGCTTTAGCAGCTTCGCACAATCCTTCTGCAGCGGCTGGTCTCATGCAGGGTGGTCAAGCGCTTGCTGTCAATAATCAACTTTCTTACTCTCGGAATGCAGAGCGTGAAGCTGATCGTATTGGCTTTCAGATTTTGGATGCTAGTGGATATGATGTAAATGGCGCACCAGGATTTTTTCAGCGTTTGCAAAAAGCAACTGGAATAATGGACAATGGCGCACCAGGATATGTGCGGACTCACCCATTAACAACAGACCGTATTGCTGATATGCAAGATAGAACTCGGACTGTCTCTAAAGCGGTCAATATCACAGCCTCCCCAGAGTTTTATTTCATTAAAGCTCGAGCCCACATGGAACAGTCAGGTAGTTCTAGTGGTATGTACGATCTTAAAAATACATTTGATAGCCTAAGTAAGCAGCAACCAATCGGTAAGCAGCTTGAAGGTTTTTATGGTTTGACTTTAATAGCGCAACGTCAAGGAAAAATAGATCAAGCTGAAGCCGATTTGCAGCAGGTTCGAAATATTGTTCAGAAGATGGGCGCTTCTAATTCGTCGACTTATAGACAAAGTCTCGCATTAGATATCACTGCTTCAGAATTAACTTTGACTAAAGGTAAAAGTGAAGAGGCGCTTCAAATTGCCCAAGCCTCACTTAAAACTTATCCGCAATCTTATGCAGCAGGCGCTGCCATGATTAATGCTGAGCTCAAGCTTGGCCGCACCAATGATGCAATTAATTGGTTAAAAGCTCGCACTAGATCTCAGCCAAATGAAATTGTCTGGTGGTCCTTGCTTTCTAAAGCTTATGATCAAGCTAATAATGTTCCAATGCGTCATTACGCCCTTGGTGAAAAGTATGCGCTGGAAGGGGCCTGGCCTTCTGCAATTGAACAGTTGCGTATTGCTCGCTCGGCCGGCGGTGCTGATTTCTACCAAGGGTCCAGTATTGATGCTCGTCTACGCGAAATGCAAAGACAATACCAAGAAGAACTCAAGGAGCAGGGTAAGCAAGCCCCAGGCTAAGCTGTTGGCTTTGCAATGAAACGATAGCGTGTGGATAGCTCATTAGAGTAAACGGGCTCGAGAGGGGCAGTTGTTTTCGCTCCATTGCCATGAACCTCCAAAACTACAGGCCTCATCATTTAATTTAGCAAGCTCAGAAAAATGATCAAGATCATGATCATGTAGTAAAGCAATTGTTAGGGCATCACTTTTAATAAATTCGCTATTACTTCCTTCTTCATAAATTGTTTGGTTTGCCGTACCAACAATATAAACATTGCCATTTTCATCGCTCAAAGCACTCTGAGGATAAATTGAATGACCGCATTGTGTGATCAGTTCATACCCTTGTTTGCTTGGGTTCATCCGAGCAATCCAAGGAGTGGCATCTAAGGTAATGAAGACGCGTTGTGGACCGTTTTAAAAAAAATATCTTCCACGTATATCGCAAGCATAGTTGCGTGAAATATATTCATTTAATGCTCTATGCTAAATGATTTGGCCTGGTAGATGATTCTGTTGTGTGAACTCATCGCGCATACGCCATTGGCCACGACGATCTAGGGCAAGCTAGCCAACACAATCAGGCACATTTGGCCACTTTATCAGCGACCACAGTACTTGATCATCCATAATATTTAATGGGGGCCGTGCGGTGTAGAGGGGGAATCGAAGGTTTCTTCAGTAGAGTGACTGGCATGTAAATGGGCTATACGCCAGCCAGCACTATCCTGAAGAAGGACTAGGGTGATATTGAGAAAAAATTCCGCTTCTATCTGATCGGCTCTGAGATGAACTGCTTCAGTAGTGTCATGTATAGCGGCTCCTAATTATTGAATGGCTAATGCAAGCAATCGGCTCCAAAAATAGGGGTTGCTTGCTAAGAAGTCTTTCTAAGCCTTTGCGAATTTCTGCATGCCTAGTAAGCGATGACCTTCAGAAAGAACGCAGGTAATAGAGTCATCGTCCAGCCAGATATATCTCTAAGGCACCCTGAACATCCCGATGTCTCAGGGCATCTTGCCACGCCTCTACAACATCGTTAGCATTATGAAAGAGTCTGGCAAGTTTGGACATGGCTTACTTTTCTTGAGTTATGACTGCAATGACTTGAGTGTAGCGAATACTTGTTCAGGAAGAATGTCATTTAAGCAATTTAAATGACCTAATGGGCACTCTTTTTTGTGGCAAGGACTGCATGGTAGATTCAGCCAAAGCACTTTGGCTTTGTTAGAAAGTGGCGGCGTATGGGATGGGTCGCTCGACCCAAATATAGCAACCTGAGGCGTTTGCAGTGCTGCTGCTATGTGCATTAAACCCGAATCGTTGCTGATAACTGCTTTGCTCATGCCAATCAGGGCAATAGCCTCATCAAGAGTGGTACTGCCGCACCAGTTGTGAATGTTGCCTACTTGCTGGGCTTTAGTGCAAATTTCGTTAGTTAGCTCAAGATCATCTTTGCCTCCTAAGAGAATGAATTGGGCGCTTGGATTTTGGGCAACTAATTTTTGGGCTAACTCGGCAAAGTGACTTGTTGGCCACCGTTTGGTTGGACCATATTCAGCGCCAGGGCACATGATGTAGGTGCAGTCAGGATCAACATTATCGTTATGTAATTTATTTTGAACCGATTCTTTTGCGGTTGCTGAAACTTGTAATTTGGGTTCCAGATTACTTTCTGTTGTATCTTGCTCGCTTTTCAGTAGTTGACTCAATGCAAGATAGTGCTCAACCATAGGCGGCCGATTAATTTTGCTTGGATTTTCTAAGAAGAGATTGATTAAACCGAAGCGCATTTCACCGCGATAGCCTATACGAATAGGGATATTGGCCAACCATGGAATCAGTGCCGATTTAAAGCTATTGGGTAATATAAAACAGGCTTGATATTTTTTTGCTGATAATTCTTTGGCGATTTGCTTGCGTAGATTCCACTGTAATTGTTTGTGCTCAAACTTTGCTTCGATTACTTCAGAAACTTCAGGGCAGGCTCGATAAATAGGTGCTACCCAAGTGCTGGCAAGTACATCAATGTGTGATTCTGGGAATTGATCTTTGAGTTTTGCCAGTAAAGGCTGAGTCATTACAGCATCCCCAATCCAATTGGGGGCGACAATCAAAATACCGTGCATGTATGTTTATAGAATCAGCGTCTTTACAAGACGCTGATGGACTTAATGACCGTGTGGCTCAGTGCCGGGAATAAGTTTGTACTCTGCGCCACAATAAGGGCATTTAGCTTCGCCGGTTTTAGTAATGTCCAGAAAGACTCGGGGGTGTGAGTTCCAAGCTGGAGTTTGGTTGGTGGGACAGTGCAGAGGTAAATCTTTACCATCCACTATTACTGCTTGAGTCTGAGTCATATGCTTTTTCCTGAGTCCTGAAATTACTTCACGTAAGTGAGCCAAGATTTGTATTTATCATTTCTGCCATACACTGCATCAAAATACGTTTTTTGAATCTTTTCAGTAATGGGACCACGTTTACCATCTCCAATGGTGCGGTCATCCAATTCGCGGATAGGAGTAACTTCAGCAGCGGTACCGGTGAAGAAAGTTTCATCAGCGGAATAGATCTCATCGCGAGTAATACGTTTCTCACGTAACTCGAGACCGAGATCTTTTACGATCTCAATAATGGAGTCGCGAGTAATGCCATCTAAGCATGATGCTAAATCCGGTGTATACACAATTCCATCGCTCACCATAAAGACGTTTTCGCCTGAACCTTCAGAGACATACCCTTCGGTATCGAGCAACAAGGCCTCATCATATCCATTAGCAGTAACTTCTTGGTTGGCCAAAATGGAGTTGATGTAATAACCAGAAGCCTTAGCGCGCACAAGTGAGGAGTTTACAAAATGGCGGGTAAATGAGGAAGTTTTAACCCGGATACCCTTATTAAGCCCATCTTCACCCAAATAGGCACCCCATTCCCATGCTGCAATTGAGGTATGAATAGTATTTCCTTTGGGGGAAATACCCAGCTTTTGGGAGCCAATGAAGATAATGGGGCGAATGTAGCAAGTTTCTAGCTTATTGCTATTAACCACATCAATAATCCCCTTGCTGATCTCTTCTCGACTGTAGGGCATGTTCATTTGGAAGATCTTGGTGCCATTAAACAGGCGCTTTACATGCTCTGGGAGTCGGAAAATGGCTGTTCCCTGGGGGGTTTTGTAGGCACGGATACCCTCAAACACCCCCATTCCGTAATGTAGGCTGTGTGTTAACACGTGAACATTGGCCTCGCGCCAAGGAATTAGCTTCCCATCAGTCCAAATAAATCCATCGCGGTCGGACATCGACATTTTCTTTACCTTTTGTGTCTGTTAAGTATCTGTAAAAAACGGTTTACGCAGGCCACTTGGCAGGCAGATTTTGCTTTATCAGCCAAGAATGCATTTAAGCCCTTATTGTAGAGCAGGCGGGACGGTCTGTCGGCTCGGATCTTCAGGGGTGGAGAGGCTAGAGCATTTAGAATGGAGATCTCCCCATAAACCAACTTATTTACTCAATCTCATGCCGGAATCCTTATTTAAAGTTAAGCGTTTAAGTGAATTAGTTCACTCAGGTCAATTAAAGGGTAAGCGGGTTTTAATTCGTGCCGATTTAAATGTTCCACAAGATGAGGCGGGAAATATTACTGAGGACACACGCATACGCGCATCTATGCCAGCGGTTCAGATGTGTTTAGATGCTGGAGCGGCAGTAATGGTGACTTCTCATTTAGGTCGTCCTACTGAGGGGCAATTTAAACCAGAAGATAGCTTGGCTCCTGTAGCGGACCGCATAGCCGCTTTGTTGAGTCGTAAGGTGCTTCTAATTAGTGAGTGGGTTGATGGTGGTTTTGAAATAAATCCAGGTGAAGTGGTTCTCCTAGAGAACTGCCGATTAAACGTCGGCGAGAAAAAGAACAGCGACGAATTATCTAAAAAGATTGCTGCGTTATGCGATGTCTATGTCAATGATGCATTTGGAACTGCGCATCGTGCAGAGGCAACTACTAATGGTGTGGCTAAATTTGCGCCGATAGCTTGTGCAGGCCCGCTAATGGCGGCCGAATTGGATGCCCTTAGTCGTGCGCTTGCTAGTCCAAAGCGCCCCTTGGTGGCAATTGTGGCTGGCTCTAAAGTTTCTTCTAAGCTCACCATATTGAAAGCCTTATCCGAAAAAGTAGACGAACTAATTGTTGGTGGGGGTATCGCTAATACATTCATGTTGGCTAAAGGTTTGCCTATTGGTAAATCACTTGCTGAGCCTGATTTAGTCGATGAGGCTATAGAAATTATGGAGATCATGGAAAAGCGTGGCGCTCATGTGCCTATTCCTGAAGATGTGGTTGTTGCCAATGAACTCTCCCCGCTGGCTCGAGCAAACCGCGTGCCTGCAGACCAAGTTGCTGAAGATGACATGATTCTAGATATTGGTCCAAAGACAGCCGCTCGCTTATCCATCATGCTTGCTCATGCAGGCACGATTGTTTGGAATGGCCCATTGGGCATATTTGAAATCGATCAATTTGGTGGCGGCACAAAAATGTTGGCTGCTGCAATTGCGCATTCACCGGCATTTTCTATTGCTGGCGGTGGCGACACTTTGGCAGCCATTGCTAAATACGGTATAGAAAATCAAGTGGATTACATTTCTACTGGCGGTGGCGCCTTCTTGGAATTCTTAGAAGGCAAAACTTTGCCAGCCTTTGCAGTACTAGCTGAAAGAGCGAAAGACTAAATATATGTTGAGAGCAACTAAGATCATTGCAACTCTGGGTCCGGCCTCGGAAAAGCCAGATGTTTTGCGTGAAATGATCCGTGCTGGCGTTGATGTAGTGCGAATGAATTTCTCTCACGGTACCGTAGCAGATCATAAAGCACGCCGTGATTTGGTACGTAGCATCTCTACCGAGGTGGGTAAAGAAGTGGGCATTATGACCGACTTACAAGGTCCTAAAATTCGGGTTGGTAAATTTACTGATAACAAAATTCAGCTCATAGAGGATGATCACTTTACTCTTGATGTAGCCTGTGAATTGGGCAATCAAGAGCGAGTTGGTCTTGATTACAAAGAACTGCCAAACGATGTCAAGCCAGGCGATCGTCTTTTATTGAATGACGGTTTAGTAGTGTTGCGAGTTGAAGGCGTCAAAGGTGGCGAAATCTTTACTATTGTTGAGCAGGGCGGCCCTCTCTCTAATAACAAAGGCATCAATCGTGCTGGCGGCGGTTTAACTGCCCCCGCTCTGACTGAAAAAGATGTTGCTGATTTAGATGCCGCAATTGCCATGGGAGTGGATTTCTTGGCAATCAGCTTCCCTAAAGACGGTGCTGATATGGCCTATGCCCGTCAGTTGGCTGATGCCGCTAGCGCCAAGTATGGTGTCGGCAAAGTTAAAACGATTGCCAAGGTAGAGCGCGCTGAAGCAATAGAGCCTGAAGCCCTTAAAAGTATTATTGCCGAGAGCGATGGCATCATGGTTGCTCGTGGTGATTTGGCTATTGAAGTTGGGAATGCTGCGGTGCCGGCTTTACAAAAACGCATGATTGCATGGGCACGTGAAGCGGACAAATTCACGATTACAGCTACGCAAATGATGGAGTCCATGATTAATGCGCCAGTTCCGACGCGCGCAGAAGTCAGCGACGTAGCGAATGCAGTATTGGATGGTACGGATGCAGTAATGTTATCTGCTGAGTCTGCTGCGGGTATGTATCCAGTGCAAACTATTAAAGCGATGGCAGAGATTTGTGTTGAAGCAGAAAAGTCAGATCGCGTGAAGCTCGATACTGACTTCATGGATAAAACCTTTACCCGTATTGACCAAACGATTGCCTTAGGTGCTTTATTTACAGCACACCATCTCAATGCCAATGCTATTGCTGCATTGACTGATTCAGGCTCAACGGCAATTTGGATGAGTCGTCACAATATTCATGTGCCGATATTTGCTTTGACTTCAAAGATTGCTACGCAACGTGCTTTAAGTGCTTATCGTAATGTCACTCCAATTGGCTTGGACTACACCAAAGATCGTGACACCGCATTGCAAGAGGTAGAAGCTTGCTTAAAAAAATCAGGCGCTGTTAAAAAAGGCGATACCGTTGTGCTGACCTCTGGTGAGCCCATGGGTGAGCCTGGTGGTACCAATACACTCAAGATTGTGCATGTGAAGTAATCCACATTTAAAGCAAATTTATTTAAACCCAAATTACCATTCAATAAGAGAACATTATGGCTTTAGTATCTTTAAGACAACTCTTGGATCATGCTGCAGAAAACGGATATGGTCTGCCAGCATTTAATGTAAATAATCTAGAGCAAGTAACGGCAATTATGGAGGCAGCTAACGAGGCTGATTCTCCCGTCATCATGCAAGCTTCTGCAGGGGCTCGTAAATATGCTGGAGAAGCATTTTTGCGCCATTTGATTTCTGCGGCTGTTGAAGCTTACCCACATATTCCAGTAGTCATGCACCAGGACCATGGTCAGAGCCCTGCGGTATGTATGGCAGCGATCAAGAGTGGTTTTACCAGCGTAATGATGGATGGCTCTTTAGAAGCTGATGGCAAAACTGTTGCTAGCTATGAGTACAACGTGGATGTTTCCAAGGAGGTAGTGAAGTTTTCTCATTCAATTGGAGTTACGGTTGAGGCAGAACTAGGGGTATTAGGCTCCTTAGAAACAATGAAAGGCGACAAGGAAGATGGCCATGGTGCTGATGGCACGATGACTCGCGAGCAATTGTTAACAGATGTTGAGCAAGCGGCTGATTTTGTGAAGGCGACGCAGTGCGATGCTTTAGCGATTGCAATTGGTACTAGCCATGGTGCTTACAAGTTTAGTAAAAAACCAACAGGCGACATTTTGGCTATCGACCGAATTAAGGAAATTCATGCACGTATTCCAAATACACATCTAGTAATGCATGGCTCATCAAGTGTTCCTCAGGAATTGCTGGCCGAGATCCGTGAGTTTGGTGGCGATATGAAAGAGACTTATGGTGTGCCTGTTGAAGAGATTCAAGAGGGCATTAAGAATGGCGTACGCAAAATTAATATCGATACAGATATACGCTTGGCAATGACGGGGGCGATTCGTCGTTACTTTATCGAAAATCCAAGCAAGTTTGACCCGCGCGATTATTTAAAGCCGGCCCGTGAAGCTGCGAAGAAGATTTGTATTGCACGGTTTCAGGCTTTTGGTTCAGCTGGCCAAGCTTCCAAAATTAAACCCATTCTCTTAGAGAAGATGGCTGAGCTTTATAAGAGCGGTAAATTAATTCAAATTGTGAAGTGATTTAAATATGCCTGCTTTATACGCTACCTCTATTAAATCCTTACCCCTATTATCGAAAGGTAAAGTGCGAGATGTATATGCATTAGATGATGATAAGTTGTTAATGATTACAACTGACCGACTCTCTGCATTTGATGTGGTGATGGGTGAGTCTATTCCCGAAAAGGGTGTAGTGTTAAACCAAATGGCTAATTTTTGGTTTAATAAATTAGCTTCAGTGATTCCAAACCATTTGACTGGCATGGATCCAGCTACGGTAGTAGCTGCCGACGAGGTAGAGCAGGTGAAAGGTCGTGCTGTAGTTGCTAAACGTTTAAAGCCGATTTTGGTAGAGGCTGTTGTACGTGGCTATTTAGCTGGTAGCGGCTGGAAAGATTACAAAGAAGCTGGCAAGGTTTGTGGAATTGCTTTGCCGAAAGGCTTAGAGAACGCTCAAAAATTGCCCGAGCCCATCTTTACTCCTGCGGCTAAAGCTGAATTTGGTCGGCATGATGAAAACATCTCATTTGAAAAAGTAGTTAAATTAATCGGTGAAAAGTTAGCCAACCAAATTCGGGAGGTAAGCATTCGACTGTATAAAGAAGCCTCTGAATTCGCTGCTACTCGTGGAATCATTATTGCTGATACCAAGTTTGAGTTTGGCTTAGATGCTACTGGCGAATTGGTCCTAATGGACGAGATCCTTACTGCTGATTCTTCTCGCTTCTGGCCTGCAGAAACCTACTATGTGGGTTCAAACCCACCTTCTTATGACAAGCAATTTGTGCGTGACTGGTTAGAGACGGCGATGGTAAATGGTAAGCCTTGGCCCAAAACAGCCCCTGCACCGCAATTGCCTGCAGATGTTGTTCAAAAAACTGCCCAAAAGTATCGCGAAGCGCTCACACGTCTAACTCAGGGATAATAGAGGCCTTAATAGATATAAAGCATTTGGAGAGGTCGATGAGTAAGAAGCCAATCGTCGGAATAGTGATGGGATCCAATTCAGATTGGGACACCATGCAGCACGCCGCCCAAATGCTTGAGCAATTTGGCATTGCTCATGAGGCAAAAGTGCTCTCCGCGCATCGCATGCCAGATGATATGTTTCAGTATGCTGAAAAGGCTCAAGCTAATGGCTTGCAGGCAATCATTGCTGGAGCAGGTGGTGCGGCTCATTTACCAGGCATGCTTGCTTCAAAAACAATTGTCCCTGTCTACGGGGTACCGGTTGCCAGTAAATATTTGCGCGGTGAAGATTCTTTATATTCAATTGTTCAAATGCCCAAAGGAATTCCAGTTGCTACTTTTGCAATTGGTGAAGCCGGTGCGGCTAATGCTGCCTTGCATGTGATTGCAGGTTTAGCTTTACATGATGCTGATTTAGCTCAGCGCTTAGAAGATTTTCGTGTGAAACAGTCTGATACCGCACGTTCAATGAATTTGCCGGGATATTAATTAAATGGCAGATCGTAAGGAACCTATTTTGCCGGGTTCATATCTGGGCATTTTAGGCGGCGGTCAATTGGGGCGCATGTTTACTCAAGCCGCGCAGGCCATGGGTTATAAGGTTTGTGTTCTAGATCCTGATTCGGATAGTCCGGCCGGCTCTATCGCTGAAAAATTTATTCAAGCGGAGTACACGGATAGTGCTGCTTTAAAAGAAATGGCTGCGTTGTGCTCGTCAGTGAGTACTGAGTTTGAAAACGTCCCAGCTCAAGCGCTGGATGAATTAGAGGCATTAGGTGTTTTTGTTGCGCCTAGGAGTAGCTGTGTTTCATTGGCGCAAAACCGTGTGGCAGAGAAAAAATTCTTAGCGACTTGGAAATCTGAAACAAATATTGGCCCAGCCCCTAATTTTGTGATTGAGCATGACGCTGATATTGCTCACGTGCCTGCTGATCTTTTTCCTGGGATTTTGAAAACTGCTCGTTTGGGTTATGACGGAAAAGGTCAAGCTACTGTTTATAACCCAGAAGAATTAACGGCAGCATGGAATGAGTTTGGGCGCGTGCCATGCGTTCTTGAAAAGCGTATGGATTTGGATTTTGAAGTATCGGCTTTAGTAGTACGTGGCTATGATGATGCGGTGGTGGCTTACCCAGTGGCGCAGAATATTCATCGTGATGGAATCTTGCATACCTCGACAGTGCCAGTGCCATCGCTCAAGCCTGCTCAAGAGAAAAAAATCATTGATGCAGCAAAGGCGCTGATTCGTAAAATGGATTATGTGGGCGTACTTTGCGTTGAATTTTTTGTTTTGAAAGGTGGCGACATTATCGCTAATGAAATCGCACCACGCCCTCATAATTCTGGCCATTACACTATGGACGCTTGTGTTAGCAGTCAGTTTGAGCAGCAAGTGAGAGCAATGGCGAGATTGCCTTTGGGTGATACCCGTCAACTTGCACCCGTATCCATGTTGAACCTATTGGGCGATCTTTGGTTTGAAGGTAGTGAAGATAAAGCTCGTGAACCTGCTTGGAATAAAGTGCTGGCTCACCCTGATGCTAAGTTGCATCTTTATGGAAAATCTGCTCCACGGATGGGTCGAAAAATGGGGCATATTAATTGTCTTGGTGAGGCGTTGAACGAAGCTCGCCAAAACTGTGCGGCTGTTGCTACTGAATTAGGCATTGAGCCCTAGAAATGTCTGGCGATAGTACGCCACTGCATTCTTCTGCGGTGATTTATGAAGCGGTTCAAACCTTACGCAATGGTGGATTGGTTGCCATACCTGCCGAGACGGTTTACGGTCTAGCTGCTGATGCTAAAAATCCTGACGCCATTAAGAAAATCTTTGTTGCTAAAGAACGTCCTTCAAATCACCCATTAATTGTTCACTTGGCTGCGCCTGATAAATTTGATCAACCCCAAATTGATTGGATTGCATTGCTGGCGCCTTGGGCACGAGATGTTTCCGAAGATGCGTTAAAGCTAATTAATCAGTTTTGGCCAGGACCGCTTACTCTTGTGTTTAAAAAAGATAAAGGCGTTTTAAATGAGCTGACGGGCGGGCAAGATACAGTGGCAATTCGCGCGCCTGCACATCCTATTGCAATAGGTTTATTGCGTAAATTTAAAGGCGGAGTAGCCGCGCCTTCAGCCAATCGTTTTGGAAAGGTTTCACCCACTAGTGCCGCCGACGTTCGGCAAGAATTTGAAGGTATGTTGGGTCTAATGGTTCTAGATGGTGGAGATTGTGATGTTGGTATTGAATCAACGATTATTGACCTCTCCTCAGGTGATAAGGCAGTACTTCTTAGGCCGGGCGCCATTACTCCGAGCGAGATTATGGCTAAGACAGGTGTAAGGGTATATCTGCCTGGAGAAATCAAGGGCGACAACGAAAAAGAAGATCTTCCTAAGGTATCGGGAAGTCTTAAAGCGCATTACGCACCTACTACTCCTTTGCGTCTCTACGCACCGGGACGTGTTTTAGATGCATTAAGTGAATTTCCTGACACCAAATCTCGCGTTGCAATTGCGGTATGGGATTCCGAATCTTCTCTTGGTCATGACGGTCACCCAGCTGCTCGTTTTGAAGAGGTGGAGATATCAAGTGATAGCGTTGCCTTCGCTAGTTGTTTATATCGATCCCTGCGCGATTTGGATCAACAAGGCTGGGATTTAATTTTGTTTCCTGAGCCACCCGTGGGCGAGGAATGGGACGGTGTCAGAGATCGACTTCAGCGTGCATGTTTTGGTTCTGGGCCATCCTCTAGTAACCACGATAGTAATTGATCATGCGCCTCTAAGCCTCTCTATGCATTGGGGCGGTTAATAAATGAGGTTACTGCATACATCTTGCCAGATTTACTTAACATGTAACCAAGAGATTGCTCTGACATCTGCAAGTGAGCCAGTTTTAATTCTGGCTTCAGGTTTTTTCTTGAGATGCAAGAACTTGCGTAGCTGACTCATTAGGCGATTGCGCATGGTGCTGTCAGCACCAGCAATTGGCAGGCTGTTATAGAAAATATCACCAACAGGTAGGTTTCGAACTGTCAATAAAAGTTGATTCATCTGGCCCGCAGAGATTGCCTCGTTGCGAGATAAGCCTGAACCATTTTCGATAACGAGTTCCTGAAATTCCAGGCCATTTTGTTTCAGCCAGCTCTGAATGACCATCTCTCCATTGGCAGTTGTAGCTGGTTTTCCCATCTTCTCTAACGCTAGAGTAAGGAGAGTTGTCGGGCCATCACATTATTGG
The nucleotide sequence above comes from Polynucleobacter necessarius. Encoded proteins:
- a CDS encoding phosphoribosylaminoimidazolesuccinocarboxamide synthase, with amino-acid sequence MPALYATSIKSLPLLSKGKVRDVYALDDDKLLMITTDRLSAFDVVMGESIPEKGVVLNQMANFWFNKLASVIPNHLTGMDPATVVAADEVEQVKGRAVVAKRLKPILVEAVVRGYLAGSGWKDYKEAGKVCGIALPKGLENAQKLPEPIFTPAAKAEFGRHDENISFEKVVKLIGEKLANQIREVSIRLYKEASEFAATRGIIIADTKFEFGLDATGELVLMDEILTADSSRFWPAETYYVGSNPPSYDKQFVRDWLETAMVNGKPWPKTAPAPQLPADVVQKTAQKYREALTRLTQG
- the pyk gene encoding pyruvate kinase, whose amino-acid sequence is MLRATKIIATLGPASEKPDVLREMIRAGVDVVRMNFSHGTVADHKARRDLVRSISTEVGKEVGIMTDLQGPKIRVGKFTDNKIQLIEDDHFTLDVACELGNQERVGLDYKELPNDVKPGDRLLLNDGLVVLRVEGVKGGEIFTIVEQGGPLSNNKGINRAGGGLTAPALTEKDVADLDAAIAMGVDFLAISFPKDGADMAYARQLADAASAKYGVGKVKTIAKVERAEAIEPEALKSIIAESDGIMVARGDLAIEVGNAAVPALQKRMIAWAREADKFTITATQMMESMINAPVPTRAEVSDVANAVLDGTDAVMLSAESAAGMYPVQTIKAMAEICVEAEKSDRVKLDTDFMDKTFTRIDQTIALGALFTAHHLNANAIAALTDSGSTAIWMSRHNIHVPIFALTSKIATQRALSAYRNVTPIGLDYTKDRDTALQEVEACLKKSGAVKKGDTVVLTSGEPMGEPGGTNTLKIVHVK
- a CDS encoding phosphoglycerate kinase, producing MPESLFKVKRLSELVHSGQLKGKRVLIRADLNVPQDEAGNITEDTRIRASMPAVQMCLDAGAAVMVTSHLGRPTEGQFKPEDSLAPVADRIAALLSRKVLLISEWVDGGFEINPGEVVLLENCRLNVGEKKNSDELSKKIAALCDVYVNDAFGTAHRAEATTNGVAKFAPIACAGPLMAAELDALSRALASPKRPLVAIVAGSKVSSKLTILKALSEKVDELIVGGGIANTFMLAKGLPIGKSLAEPDLVDEAIEIMEIMEKRGAHVPIPEDVVVANELSPLARANRVPADQVAEDDMILDIGPKTAARLSIMLAHAGTIVWNGPLGIFEIDQFGGGTKMLAAAIAHSPAFSIAGGGDTLAAIAKYGIENQVDYISTGGGAFLEFLEGKTLPAFAVLAERAKD
- the fba gene encoding class II fructose-bisphosphate aldolase (catalyzes the reversible aldol condensation of dihydroxyacetonephosphate and glyceraldehyde 3-phosphate in the Calvin cycle, glycolysis, and/or gluconeogenesis), translated to MALVSLRQLLDHAAENGYGLPAFNVNNLEQVTAIMEAANEADSPVIMQASAGARKYAGEAFLRHLISAAVEAYPHIPVVMHQDHGQSPAVCMAAIKSGFTSVMMDGSLEADGKTVASYEYNVDVSKEVVKFSHSIGVTVEAELGVLGSLETMKGDKEDGHGADGTMTREQLLTDVEQAADFVKATQCDALAIAIGTSHGAYKFSKKPTGDILAIDRIKEIHARIPNTHLVMHGSSSVPQELLAEIREFGGDMKETYGVPVEEIQEGIKNGVRKINIDTDIRLAMTGAIRRYFIENPSKFDPRDYLKPAREAAKKICIARFQAFGSAGQASKIKPILLEKMAELYKSGKLIQIVK
- the purE gene encoding 5-(carboxyamino)imidazole ribonucleotide mutase, which produces MSKKPIVGIVMGSNSDWDTMQHAAQMLEQFGIAHEAKVLSAHRMPDDMFQYAEKAQANGLQAIIAGAGGAAHLPGMLASKTIVPVYGVPVASKYLRGEDSLYSIVQMPKGIPVATFAIGEAGAANAALHVIAGLALHDADLAQRLEDFRVKQSDTARSMNLPGY